The uncultured Methanomethylovorans sp. genome contains a region encoding:
- a CDS encoding YihY/virulence factor BrkB family protein, which translates to MDTEKIKKLTFSTLRNWRNHSSMIDSAALSFYILLSLPAILLFSVSLGSLLLGSGQVQDSILGYMEGVVDSSVIESLKFFLTNMPETGSLSLSVLTGLLLLMWSAGNVFRQFKKYLDRIWEVPLSKGNFARTFLEDTLFSLITVVVFGGLIVVSTLLEALMLTSSRFLHTYIPFFGIFQYVGTIAAFVILVMLFIFIYLVLPDVDVTLKCAIIGSVMTASLITMGKYAVVFYMTHNDLTSVYGIIGSVIGLLLWIYYSSIVITIGAEFTKVYSQYLSEINANPTIISKKS; encoded by the coding sequence ATGGATACTGAAAAGATAAAGAAACTTACATTCAGCACACTAAGGAATTGGAGAAATCACAGCTCCATGATTGATAGTGCAGCTCTGTCATTCTATATACTCCTGAGTTTACCTGCTATCTTACTCTTCTCTGTTTCCCTGGGGAGTCTCTTGTTGGGTTCAGGACAAGTTCAGGATAGCATTTTGGGATACATGGAGGGAGTGGTTGATTCCAGTGTCATTGAAAGCTTAAAGTTTTTTCTTACAAATATGCCTGAAACTGGTTCTCTTTCTTTAAGTGTATTAACTGGTCTTCTCCTTTTAATGTGGAGTGCAGGGAATGTATTCAGGCAGTTTAAAAAATATCTTGATCGGATCTGGGAAGTTCCATTATCCAAGGGGAATTTCGCAAGAACCTTTCTGGAAGATACTTTATTTTCACTGATAACAGTAGTTGTTTTTGGTGGGCTCATCGTAGTAAGTACTTTATTGGAAGCCTTAATGCTCACAAGTTCAAGGTTTTTACACACATATATTCCATTTTTTGGAATCTTCCAATATGTAGGGACTATCGCAGCTTTTGTAATCCTTGTGATGCTCTTCATTTTTATATATCTTGTATTGCCCGATGTTGATGTAACTCTGAAATGTGCAATAATAGGTTCTGTAATGACTGCTTCATTGATAACCATGGGTAAATATGCTGTTGTATTCTACATGACACATAACGATCTTACTTCTGTTTATGGTATCATTGGCTCTGTAATTGGTCTGTTGTTATGGATATATTATAGTTCCATTGTGATAACCATTGGTGCTGAGTTTACTAAAGTCTATTCACAATACTTATCAGAAATTAATGCAAATCCCACGATAATCTCAAAGAAGAGTTAA
- a CDS encoding response regulator — MTSILVVEDNPMNMELVAYLLKSNGMEVTQTFDGLEALEMLKKNSFDLILLDIQLPGMDGMEVLKNIKENPTLRHMSVVALTAHAMQGDEAKFIDAGCVGYISKPLDVSTFIGTVQSFMNKGA; from the coding sequence ATGACAAGTATACTGGTAGTAGAAGATAATCCAATGAATATGGAATTAGTGGCCTATCTTCTAAAATCAAACGGGATGGAGGTAACACAGACCTTTGATGGATTGGAAGCTCTTGAGATGCTCAAGAAGAACAGTTTTGATCTTATTTTATTAGATATCCAGCTTCCTGGAATGGATGGTATGGAAGTTCTGAAAAATATAAAAGAAAATCCAACCCTACGTCACATGTCTGTTGTGGCCCTTACAGCACATGCTATGCAAGGAGATGAAGCGAAATTCATTGATGCCGGTTGCGTAGGCTATATTTCAAAACCTTTAGATGTTTCCACCTTTATAGGAACTGTACAATCTTTCATGAATAAAGGTGCCTGA